The nucleotide window TCGGCCTCGCGCGCGCAGCGTTCGAGCAACTCGGGATAGAACGGATCGTTGCAGATACCGGCACCGAGGGTCGCCATGTGCAGACGCAGCTGATGCTTGCGCCCGCTGATCGGCGTCAGCCCGTAGCGCCAGAGATCGCCGCGGCGCTCGAGCACCTCGATCAGCGTTTCGCTGTTGGGCTCGCCCTCACCTTCGCGCATGAGGAAGAACGGCTCGCCCGGCACCATGCGCAGGCGTCGGCGCAGCGGAAATTCCACATGCGGCAGCGCCGGGCAGATCGCCTCGTAGCGCTTGGCGATCTCACGCTCGCGGAACAGCGCCTGGTAGGCGCCGCGGCTGTCGCGATTGGCGGAGAACAGCACCAGCCCGGCGGTGAGGCGGTCGATGCGATGAATCGGCACCAGATCGGCATTGCCCAGGCGTTTGCTCAGGCGCGCCAGCAGGGTTTCGTTGACGTATTCGCCGGCCGGCATCACCGAAAGAAAGTGCGGCTTGTCCGCCACCACCAGGTGCTCGTCGACATGGAGGATGCGCTCCTCGAACGGCACCGGCGTCTCGTTCGGCACTTCGCGAAAGTAATGAATGCGCATGCCGACCCGGTAAGGCTGGTCGAGCGCAATCGGCTGCATGTCGGCGTCCAGCACCCGCTGACGGTTTATGCGGTCGATCCAGGTGTCACGGTCGATGGCCGGGAAGTGTGCGCACAGACAATCGAGCACGCTGCGCCAGTCGCCCTGGGGCAGATGCAGTGTGCTCGGTCGGAAATGGCAGGCGGGCATGATGTGCGGCGCGGCAGTCGGGGGGTGCAGATGATACCCGCTGCGCGCGCCGCACGAGGGCTGGATGCGGCTGGAATCACTCCTGCTTGTCGCGAGTCACTTCACCGGTCTTGCCGTCGATGCTGAACTCGTACTTCTTGCCATCCTGCTTCATGCCCTCGCCTTCCCAGCCATCGTCGTCGGCCTCGATGCCGTGCAGCTCGGTGTAGCCGGCGGCCTTGGCCTTCTCCACAGCCTGCTCGAGGGTGATCCAGTCGGCGCCCGGCTTGTCGGCGGCAATCGCGACGGCGGAACCCGAACCGAGAACGGCGATGGCCAGGGCGGCGGTGAGTTTTTTGTTGTACATGGCGCTCTTCCTTCAGTAGTGACGGACACTGAATCCGAGCCCAACCGCCGCGCCGAAGTTCAACCCGCGCGCCCGGCTACTGTTTGCGAATCGTGACAATGCGCGGGTCCATCTCGCCGTTGGTGAACTCGAACTCCACCGCATCGCCGACCGCCAGGCCCTCGAGCTGCCGCGCATCGATGCGAAACGGCATGACCATCGCCGGCCACTTCAGCTCGACCACCGGGCCGAGGGCGATGGTCACGCTGCCCTGCGTCGCGTAGATAGCGCGCAGCGTGCCGCTGGCGTGGTGCGTGACTTCGGCCTCCAGGCTGCCGCTCGCGGCCCTGTCGTCGATGGGCGGCGGCACGGTCTCGGGTTTGAGCAGGTCTTCGGCCAGCGCCGGCTGCATCAGGCAGAGAGCGGCGAGCGTCGCGACGAGGTGATTCATGATCAGGCTCCAGTGACCGAGGCAACAGCAAGCCTAGTCCTTGCGCCTGCGTCTGCCCTCGCCCGAACGATGCAAAAAACCGCCGTGGATGACATTCAGTTTCATTTAAGCCAGGGCGCATAACCTGTGAACCGTCGAAACCAACCACAGGAATCCAGACATGAAAACCCTGACCACTCTGTTCACCGCTGCCACCCTCGTCTTCGGCGCCAACCTGGCCATGGCCAAGGATCTGGGCCCGGACGAAGCCCTGAAACTGCGCGACGCCGGCACCATTCAGTCGTTCGAGAAGCTCAACGAAGCGGCGCTGGCCAAGCACCCGGGCGCTACCATCGAGGACACCGAACTCGAAGAAGCCTACGGCCGCTACGTCTATCAGCTTGAACTGCGCGACGACAAAGGTGTGCAATGGGACGTAGAACTCGACGCCAAGACCGGCGAAGTACTGCAGGACCAACAGGACGACTGAATCCAGCCATGCGTGCCCCTCTCCTCATGACGCTCCCCTTGGCACTGCTGCTCGCCGCCAACCCGGCGGCGAGCCGCGACCTGGATCAGGACGAAGCCCTGCGCTTGCGTCGGGACGGCCTGATCCAGCCGCTGGAAAACCTCCTGCAGCAGGCGCTGCAGCGGCATCCCGGCGCCAGCCTGCTGGAGGCGGAGCTGGAGGAAGAGGAAGGCCGCTACGTCTACGAAATCGAACTGCTGACCCGCGACGGCGTGGCCCGCGAACTGGAACTCGATGCGCGCGACGGCACGCTGCTCAAGGATGAGGTGGACTGATGCGCCTGCTACTGGTCGAAGACAGCGTACCGCTGGCCGACGAACTGACCGCCAGCCTCACCCGCCAAGGCTACGCCATCGACTGGCTGGCGGACGGTCGCGACGCCGACTACCAGGGCACCAGCGAACCCTATGACCTGATCATTCTCGACCTCGGTTTGCCCGGCAAGCCGGGGCTGGAGGTGCTGCGCGACTGGCGCGCACGCGGCCTCGCCACACCGGTGCTGATCCTCACCGCGCGCGGCTCCTGGGCCGAGCGCATCGAAGGGCTGAAAGCCGGTGCCGACGACTACCTGACCAAACCCTTTCATCCCGAAGAACTGCTGCTGCGCATCCAGGCGCTGTTGCGCCGCGCGCATGGCGTGGCCAATCAGCCGCTGCTGCAGGCCGGTGGCCTGGCGCTGGACGAAGCGCGCCAGAGCTGTCGCAAGGATGGCCAGGAGATCGAACTGACAGCCGGCGAATTCCGTCTGCTGCGCTATTTCATGCTGCATCCCGGCCAGCTGCTGTCCAAGACGCAGCTGACCGAGCACCTGTACGACGGTGAAACCGAGCGTGACTCGAACGTCATCGAGGTGCACATCAACCGGCTGCGCGGCAAACTCGGCCGCGAGCTGATCGAAACCCGCCGCGGCCAGGGCTACCGCTTCGGCAGTGCGCCTTGAAATCGATTCAGCGCAGTCTCAGCTTCGGTCTGGTGGCGATCCTGGTGATCGTCGGTCTGCTGCTGTTGCAGACCAGCCTGTGGCTGTTCGAGGCCGGCCTCAAGCGCAGCCTGGAAACCGACCTGCGCGAGGAGGCCGAAGGGCTGCTGATCGCCGTGGTGCGCGGTCCCGACGGCATTCAGCTCGACACCAAGCGGCTCAACCCACGCTACCACCGGGCCTTCTCCGGGCACTACTTCCAGATCGAACTGCCGGGTCGCTTGTGGCGCTCGCGCTCGCTGTGGGACGCCGCTCCGGCATGGCCAACCGAGCCCGGCATGGCCGCGGACCTGCTCGACGGCCCGCAGGAGCAGCGCCTGCTCGCCTACCGCGCCGAGTATCAGCGCGACGGCCAGCCGATCGTCATTGCCGTGGCGCAGGACTACACGCCGATCCTCGACAGCTTCGCCCGCGTACGCCTGAGCGGCCTGGGCCTGGTCGGCGTGGCGCTGCTGGTGTTCCTGCTGCTGCAACGCTACGCGGTGAGCCTGGCGCTGCGGCCGCTGGAGCGCGCCCGCCTGCAGATCGCCCAGCTGCAACAAGGCCAGCGTCAGCAGCTCGAAGGCAACGTGCCACTGGAGCTGCAACCGCTGGTCGAGCAGATCAACCATCTGCTGCAGCACACCGACGACACCCTCAAACGCTCGCGCAATGCCCTGGGCAACCTCGGCCACGCGCTGAAGACTCCGCTGGCGGTGCTCGGCAGCCTGACCCAGCGCGATGAATTCGCCGCCCATCCGGAACTGCAGGCCGCGCTGCAGGAACAGCTCGCGCAGATCCAGCAGCGCGTCAGCCGCGAATTGGGCCGTGCACGGCTGGCCGGCGACGTACTGCCCGGCGCGCATTTCGATTGCGACGTCGAGTTGCCCGCGCTGTTCGACACCCTGGCGACCATCCACCGCGCCGATCTCGACCTGCGCTGGCAGGCACCGGCAAGCTGCCGCCTGCCGTGGGACCGCGAGGACATGCTGGAACTGCTCGGCAATCTGCTGGACAACGCCTGCAAATGGGCCGGCCACACCGTCACGCTGAACATCACGCGCAGCGCCAGCGACTGGCAGATCGAAGTGAACGACGACGGCCCCGGCATTCCCGCGCCGCTGCGCTCCAAGGCAATGAGCCGCGGCATGCGGCTGGACGAAGCAGCACAAGGGCATGGTCTGGGATTGGATATCGTCGGCGACATCATCACCGCCTGGCGCGGCAGCTGGGAACTGGGCGAAAGCCCGTTGGGTGGCCTGCGGGTGACGATTCGTCTGCCGGCCGCGCAGCCACCGGGCCGTAGCGGCTGACGGCGCACCTCAGCCCGAGCGGGCCAGCTCGTTGCGAATGTCTTCGAGCAGCGTCTCGACCAGCAGAGTGTTCTGCACCTGCCGCCCGGCAATCACGCGAATCGCCTCGACGCCATTGATGGGATAGGAAACCCGTACCAGCAGTTGTCCATCGGATTGCGGCTCCACGCGCGTGCGGTATTGCGCGGAAAAATTCTCTGCCAGGTGGCGCGACATCGTTTTCATGCAGCATCTCGACACGGGTAGCCTGCAGACAAAGACCACGCGTTCTACTCGGAATCTCCCGCCACTCATCGGGAAGCCGCGACCACTCGTTCAACTGTCACCTAATGGCTCTAGGCGGGTGCTATCCGCCCTCGCGCTCGGCATATGCCAGCCAGGCCAGAAGCACCATCGCGACCAAGGCGACGGATGACATTCCCACGGCTTGCCACAACAGACTCATCGCGACCTCCTCGGCTGAATCAGCTTGAATCACGCCCCGAATATATGTAGCGTCCGACGACACGTCGAGCATGCAGACATAGGCATGTAAAGTTTTCGAACGGAACCGCCGCCATGAAAAGGGAACAATCGCTCAGCCATATCCGCTGGGACCTCGCCCTGCGCTACCGCCTGATCGAGACGGTCGCCTGGTGGGAAGGCCGCCTGACCACGGGCCATCTGATGCAGAGCTTCGGCATCAGCCGGCAGCAGGCGTCGAAGGACATCAACACTTATCTGAACGAGCATGCGCCGAAAAACCTGACATATGACCGTCACCTGAAGGGCTACAAGCCGGCGAAGAACTTCCGCCCACGCTTCATCGATGCCAGCGCCAGCGCCTACCTGCACCTGCTCGACCAGAACCGCATGCGCGCGCCGCACATCGAAGGCCTGGCGCTGGCCTATGCGCATACCGAGGTCCTGCAGGTGCCCGACCGCAGCATTCGCCCGGAAGTGCTGCGGCCGATCCTGCAGGCCTGCCGCGAAGGCCTGCGGCTGGAGACCGAATATGTATCGCTGGCCAACCCGGCGGTGGAAATCCGCGTGATGGCGCCACACACGCTGGTGTACACCGGCATGCGCTGGCACGTGCGCGCCTACTGCGAGAAGAACCGCGAATACCGCGACTTCGTCCTCAGCCGCTTTCGCGGCGAGCCGGACCTGATGGACGCAAGCGAACACACCCGCGAGCAGGACGAGGCGTGGAACACGCCGGTGACGGTGCTGATCGAGCCGGACGCACGGCTGAGCCCGGCGCAGAAGGCGATCATCGAGGTTGACTACGGCATGGCCGACGGCCAGCTGCCGGTGGAGACGCGCGGCGCGCTGGTGCAGTACGTGCTGCAGCGCTTCGGCATCGATCCGAATACGGTGCAGGCGAATGCGGCGGCGCAGCAGCTGCAGGTGGGGAATCTGCAGGCGTTGAAGGGGTGGTTGTACTCGTGAGGGGCTGGCTTGGCTCGGCAGCGGCCACAGAGTGCGCCTTGTACGGCGCCTCACTTTTTCCAGTCGCGGAAGAGGCCGTAGGGTGGAAAACCGCAGAGCGTTTTCCACCGGGGGTGGCGCGCACGCTTGTGGCTGACGTGGCGCTTTCCTCGGCTCGGGCTACAGGTTGCGCCTGGAACGGCGCCTCACTTTTCTTTGCACGCGCAAAGAAAAGTAAGCAAAAGAAAGCGCGCCCCTTCATCCGGGTCCGGGAGCTTCGCCCCCGGACTCCCCTCCTTCCGCCAGCACTCCGGGGGCCGGCGTACAAGGGCCATCCTTGGCCCTTTACGCCTCTCGCGGCATCCATGCCGCTCGTCCCCCTGCGCGCTGGCTCCACTCGGCCATCTGCAAGGAGAAGGGTGATATCGCCTGTTGGGGTGTGCATGGAAAAGCAGAGCGAAGCTGGCTTTCGATCCTTCAGGCAACTCGGACTTCCTTCCCCTTCAGGAGGCCGAACGCAGGCGTTGTGCAGGGGGACGCGAGGCATGGACGCCGAGCGAGGAACGAAGGGGCAGGGATGCCCCTTCGTGACATGCCCCCGGAGCAATGCCGGAGTGAGGGAAGTCTGGTCGTGTAGCGGCCAGACCCGGATGCAGGGGGCGCCTTCTCTTTGGTTACTTTCTCTTGGCGAGACAAGAGAAAGTGACGCGCCGTGCAAGGCGCAACCTGTAGCTCCGGCCGAGGAAAGCGCTGCGCCGTTCGCAGGCATAGGCGCCCAACAAGGTGGAAAACGCTGCGCGGTTTTCCACCCTACGGAAAGCGCCACACCCAGACACCGGGCATTGCGCTCCGCCCCACCAAAATCTCCAAACAAATTGCGTCCCGTCCCAACGTCACGGCGCGCCCACCTTCGCTCAACGAGAGCCCAAAGCCCATGCGCCTGATCCACACCTCCGACTGGCACCTCGGCCAGACCCTCCACGGCCAGGACCGCGACCACGAACACGCGCAGTTCCTCGCCTGGCTGCTCGACCAGCTGATCGCCCGCCGCGCCGACGCCCTGCTGATCGCCGGCGACGTGTTCGACACGGTCAACCCGCCACTCAAGGCCCAGGAGCGCCTCTACGACTTCATCGTCCGCGCCCACGAGAAGCTCCCGCAGCTGGACATCGTGATGATCGCCGGCAACCACGACTCGGGCGGGCGCATCGAGCTGCCGGCGCCGCTGATGAAGCGCCTCAATGCCCATGCCGTCGGCCGCATCAGCTGGGTCGCCGAGCGCCAGCTGGACCACCAGCGGCTGCTGGTGCCGCTGCACGACGCCGCTGGCAACACCGCCGCCTGGTGCCTCACCCTGCCCTTCCTGCGCCCGGCCGAGGTCACCGGAATGACGCTGGGCGACGACTACATGGCCGGCATTCGCCAGGTGCATGAACGCCTCATCGCCGCCGCCGAGGCCGTGCGCCAGCCCGGCCAGGCGCTGGTTGCCATGAGCCATGCGCACATGGCCGGCGGCGTGGTGTCGGAGGAGTCCGAGCGCAATATCGTCATCGGCAATGCCGAGGCCCTGCCGGCCAGCCTGTTTCCCGAGTCCGTCGCCTACGTCGCCCTCGGCCACCTGCACAAGCCGCAGCAGGTCGCCGGGCAGGCGCGCATCCGCTATAGCGGCTCGCCGCTGCCGCTGTCCTTCGCAGAGGTCAACTACCCGCATCAGGTGCTGCTCGTCGAACTCGACGGCGAGCAGCTGGCGCAGGTCGAAAGCCTGCCGGTGCCGCGTGCGGTGGAGATGATCCGCATCGGCCGCGCCCCGCTGGCCGAGGTGATCGCCGCGCTGGAGGCGCTGCCGCCCACCGGCCTGTTCGACGAACACCTGTCCTGGCTGGAGGTACGCGTGCTGCTCGACGAGCCGCTGCCGGACCTGCGCCAGCGCATCGAAACTGCGATAACCGGCAAGGCCTGCCGACTGGTGCGCATCGCCAGCGAGTACGCCGGCAAACGCGGCGAGACGGAATCGGACGTGCTGCTCGGCCTCGACCAGATCACCCCGCAGGAGCTGTTCGCCCGCTCCTGGGAAGAACAGTACGGCAACCCGGCAGACGAGCAGGCGCTGGACGATTTCGCCACGCTGCTGCAACGGGTCGAGTTCGCCCATGAGGAAGATGACCGATGAGAATCCTCGCCATCCGCCTGAAGAACCTGGCATCGCTGGCTGGTGAGCAGGTCATCGACTTCACCGCGGAACCCCTGGCCAGCGCCGGGTTGTTCGCCATCACCGGGCCCACCGGCGCCGGCAAGAGCACCATTCTCGACGCCCTGTGCCTGGCGCTGTTCGGCAGCACGCCGCGACTCGACAGCGTTTCGCCGCTGAACAAGGTGCCCGAGGTGGATGCCGAGATCGGCGGTGGCGACGAGCGCAACCTGCTGCGCCGCGGCTGCGGCAGCGGCTACGCCGAGGTCGATTTCGTCGGCGTCGACGGCCACCGCTACCGCGCACGCTGGGAGGTCAAGCGCGCCCGCGAGAAGATCGACGGCCGCCTGCAGGCCAGCAGCCAGAGCCTTACGGATCTCGACAGCGGCACGCTCCTGGCCAGCGGCAAGAAACGCGAATTCAAGGAATTGCTCGAAGCCCGCCTTGGACTGACCCTGGCCCAGTTCACCCGCGCCGTGCTGCTGGCGCAGAGCGAATTTTCCGCCTTCCTCAAGGCCGACGACAACGAGCGCGGCACCCTCCTGGAAAAGCTCACCGATACCGGCCTCTACAGTCGCCTCGGCCAGGCCGCGTTCGAGGCCGCCAAGGAGGCGAAGGAAGGCCTCGCCCGTCTGGAACAGCAGGCCGGTGGCCTGCAGCCACTGGAGCCGGAGCAGCGTGACGAATTGGAGCGCGAACATCAGGCCCAGCTCGACGAACTGAAAGCGCTGCAGCAGCAGCTCAAGGCGCTGGAAGCGCAGCGGCAATGGCTCAGCGAACTGCAGCGTCTGGAAAACGAGCACGAAGCCGCACGCCAGCAACTGCAGGACGCCGAAGATGAGCGCGACAGCCTTGCCGAGGCCCGGCGCATCCTCGACCTGTTCGAGCAACTGGCGCCGCAACGCCATCGTTTCCTGCGTCTGCAGGATCTCGGCCCGCTGCTGGACAAGGCCGCCGACAGCCTGGCGCGCCTGCAGCATGAGGAACAGGCCGTGCAGCAGCGCCTGGCCGAGCTGCAGAGCCAATGCAGCGCCGCCAGCGAGCAACTGCGTTCGGCCGAACAGGCGCGCCAGGACGCCGAGCCGCGGCTCGTCCAGGCGCGCCGTGAGGAGGAACGCCTGCAGCATCTGAACGCCGACCTGACCACTATCCGCGAGGACAGCACCCGGGCCGATGCCGAGGTGACTGCAGGCGCAGCGACGCTCACGCAGCTCGCCGAGCGCCAGCAGCGCGCCGCCGCGGAACTTGCCGCGCTGAGCCAGCAACTGGACAAGAGCGCCGCGCTGCAACCGCTCTGCAGCGCCTGGGACGGCTACCGCCCGCGTCTGCAACAGGCCGTCCAGCTGGCGGCACGTCTGCAGCAAGGTCAGGGCGAGCTCCCCGCGCTGGAAGCGCAGGCCCAGGCCGCCGAAACCCAGCAGAATGTGGCCCGCGAGGCACTGGACAACTTGCAACGCGAGCGCGACAGCGACGTCGGGCTGGCCGAACAGCTGGCCCGGCTGCATCGACAGCTCGACGACTGGCGCCAGGCCGAGCGCGAAACCGATGCGCTACAGCAGCTCTGGGCGCAGCAGCTGACGCTCGTCGCCAGCCAGCGCGAACTGGCCGACGCCGCCACCGTCCAGCAGACCGAGCTGGACAACCTTGTCCCGCTGGGCAAACAGGTCCGCATCGATCGAGATGCGGCCGAGCAGGCGCTCACGGTCACCCTTGCGCTGCTCGAACGCCAGCGTCTGGCACGCAGCGAGAATGTCGAGGCGCTGCGCGCGGCGCTGATCCCCGGCGAGCCCTGCCCGGTCTGCGGCAGCCACGAGCATCCCTGGCAACAGACCGATGCGCTGGTCGCCAGCCTTGCTCGGCACGATGACAGCGAGGCCGAGCGCGCGCGTCAGGCACTACAAGAACAGGACCAGCGCCTGCAGGAGCTGCGCGATCGCCATGTCGCGCTCAGCACACAGTTGCGCCAGACCCAGCAGCGCCAGAGCGAAGTCGACGCGCAGCTGCAGGCCCTGGCGCCGCGCCTGCTCGCCCTGCCCGCGCACGCACGATTGCTTGAGCAGCCTGAAGCCGAGCGTTCGCAATGGTTGGAAACGCAGCTGACGACTCTCAAAGGCCAGATCACCAGCGCCAGCCAGCGTCAGCAGCAATTGCTCGCCCTGCAACAGCGCAGCGAAACCCTGCAGCAAGCCTGGCAGACCGCGCGCGAGGCCTGTGTCGAGGCGACTCAACAGCTCGCGCGCCAGCGCGATGCCTTGGCCCGCGACAGCCTACAACTCGACGAGGAGCTGGCGGCCTTTGCCGAACTGCTGCCCGTCGAGCAACTGCAGCGCTGGCGCGAAGATCCGGCGCAGACCTTTATGCAGCTGGACGCCAGCATCGCCACGCGATTGCAGCAACTGCAGACGCAAGCCGAGCTGGCCGAGGAGCTGCGCCAGTGCGAGCAGCGCCGCAGCGACGAACAGCTGCAGCAGCGCCATCGCCAGGAGAAGCAGGCTGGCTGCAACGCGCGACTGGCTGAGCGCGAAAAGCTTCTGCTCGCCTGCCAGCAGGCGCTGCGGACCAGCCTTGGCGAGCATGGCAGCGCCAGCGCCTGGCAACAGCAGCTGGACGCAACCATCCAGGCTGCGCGGCAAACCCAGGCCGAGATCGACCAGCAACTCAACGAGAGCAAACTTGGCCTGACGCGCCTGCACAGCGAGCAACAGAACTGTCGCCAGCGCCACGCCGAATTGCAGCAGGAACGCGACGCGCTGAACGCGGAACTAGCGACCTGGCGCGTCGGCCATCCGCAGCTGGATGACGCCACCCTCGCGCAGCTGTTGCACATGGACGACCAGCTGATCGCCGAGGCGCGACAGCGCTTGCGAGAGAACAGCGAAAACCTGACCCGCTGTCGCGAACGTCTGGATGGCTGCCTCAATCGCCTGAACCTGCACAACCAGCAGCAGAGCGAAACACCGGATGCCGAGCAGCTGCAGCAGCGCCACGCCGAACAACTGCAGCAGTGCGAGCTGGCCGACCAGCACTGCGCGGAAACCCGCGCCAGGCTGATCGACGACGACAAACGCCGCAGCCAGAGCCAGGCGCTGCTCGCCGAGATCGACGCGGCGCGCGCCGAGCACCAGCGCTGGGGGCGTATCGCTGCGCTGATCGGTTCCAGCGACGGCGGTGCCTTCCGCAAGATCGCTCAGGCCTACAACCTCGATCTGCTGGTGCAGCACGCCAACGTGCAGCTGCGCCAACTGGCGCGGCGCTACCGGCTCAAGCGCGGCGGCAGCCCGCTGGGGTTGCTGGTGATGGATACCGAAATGGGTGACGAGCTGCGCTCGGTGCATTCACTGTCCGGCGGCGAGACCTTCCTCGTCTCGCTGGCGCTGGCGCTGGGCCTGGCCTCGATGGCTTCGAGCAAGCTCAGGATCGAGTCGCTGTTCATCGACGAAGGCTTCGGCAGTCTCGATCCCGAGTCGCTGCAGATCGCCATGGATGCGCTGGATTCGCTGCAGGCCCAGGGCCGCAAGGTGGCGGTGATCAGCCACGTCGCGGAGATGCACGAGCGCATTCCGGTGCAGATCCAGGTGCAGCGCCAGGGCAACGGCCAGAGTGCGCTGAAGATCGTCGGTTGAGGGGCGCCGGCGCGGTAAGCCGGCTAAGTTTCGCTTAAGTTTCGCCGCCTAGAATCACCCTCCGTTACCCCTACGTGGAGCAGGTGAAATGAACGGTAAAACGGGTGTGGCAAGCTACGGACGGCTGTCCATCGGCTTGCACTGGTTGATGCTGCTGTTGATCGCGGCGGTCTACGCGACCATCGAGCTGCGGGTCAACTTCGCCAAGGGCAGCGAGCCGCGCGAGCTGCTCAAACACTGGCACTTCATGCTCGGCATGGCAGTGTTTGCACTGGTCTGGCTGCGACTGCTGGCGCGCTGGCTGCACCCGGCGCCGAAGGCAGTGCCGGGCGCCGGCTGGGAACAGGCGCTGGCGAAGCTGATGCACCTGGCGCTGTACGCATTGATGATCGGCCTGCCGCTGCTGGGCTGGCTGACGCTGAGCGCGGCCGGCAAGCCGATTCCGTTCTTTGGCCTCGAGCTGCCGGCGCTGATCAACGCCAACAAGGACCTCGCCGGTCAGTTTAAGGAGCTGCATGAAACCCTGGCGGTTGCCGGCTACTGGCTGATCGGCCTGCACGCCGCCGCCGCGCTGTTCCACCAGTACGTGCGCCGCGACGGCACCCTGCAGCGGATGCTGCCGCAGCGCCACCGGGCCTGACCCGCCGACGCCAAAACGCCCGGTCGACTCGTCATCGACCGGGCGTTTTCGTGTCTCAGCCGAGCAGTGCGCTGAACGGCAGGTACTCGACGGTTTCGCCCTCCTCCAGCGTGCGCTCGCGCTCGACGATGGCCAGGCCATCCGCCCAGCTGGCGGAGGTCAGCATCGCCGAGCCCTGACGCGGATGCAGGCAGACGCGCAGCTCGCCATCGACCTGCTCCAGCCGCGCGCGCAGGTACTGGCGACGGTTGTTGCGCTTGCGCCAGGCGAAGCCGGCGGTCAGGCGCAGCGGGGTCGGCAGCGCATCGCGGCAGCCCTGCGCACGCAGCAGGAACGGCCGCGCCACCACCAGCGAGGTGATCAGCGCCGCCGCCGGATTGCCCGGCAGGCCGATCCACGGTTTGCCGTTGACTTCACCGAAGGCCAGCGGCTTGCCCGGCTGGATCGCCAGGCGCCACAGGTGCAGCTCGCCGAGTTCGCGGATCGCCTGCTTGAGGTGATCCTCCTCGCCCACCGAAACGCCGCCGGAGGTGATCAGGATGTCCCACTCGGCTGCCGCCTGCGCCAGGGCCTTGCGACTGGCGTCGAGGTCGTCGACCAGCACTTCGTAGTCGTGCACTTCCAGCCCGAGGCTGCGCAGCACGCCGAGCAGGCAGTAGCGGTTGGAGTTGTAGATCTGCCCCGGTGCCAACGGCTGGCCGGGTTCGCGCAGTTCGTTGCCGCTGGACAGCAGGCCGACACGCAGGCGCCGGTAGACCGCCACG belongs to Pseudomonas phenolilytica and includes:
- a CDS encoding sensor histidine kinase, giving the protein MKSIQRSLSFGLVAILVIVGLLLLQTSLWLFEAGLKRSLETDLREEAEGLLIAVVRGPDGIQLDTKRLNPRYHRAFSGHYFQIELPGRLWRSRSLWDAAPAWPTEPGMAADLLDGPQEQRLLAYRAEYQRDGQPIVIAVAQDYTPILDSFARVRLSGLGLVGVALLVFLLLQRYAVSLALRPLERARLQIAQLQQGQRQQLEGNVPLELQPLVEQINHLLQHTDDTLKRSRNALGNLGHALKTPLAVLGSLTQRDEFAAHPELQAALQEQLAQIQQRVSRELGRARLAGDVLPGAHFDCDVELPALFDTLATIHRADLDLRWQAPASCRLPWDREDMLELLGNLLDNACKWAGHTVTLNITRSASDWQIEVNDDGPGIPAPLRSKAMSRGMRLDEAAQGHGLGLDIVGDIITAWRGSWELGESPLGGLRVTIRLPAAQPPGRSG
- a CDS encoding exonuclease SbcCD subunit D C-terminal domain-containing protein, producing MRLIHTSDWHLGQTLHGQDRDHEHAQFLAWLLDQLIARRADALLIAGDVFDTVNPPLKAQERLYDFIVRAHEKLPQLDIVMIAGNHDSGGRIELPAPLMKRLNAHAVGRISWVAERQLDHQRLLVPLHDAAGNTAAWCLTLPFLRPAEVTGMTLGDDYMAGIRQVHERLIAAAEAVRQPGQALVAMSHAHMAGGVVSEESERNIVIGNAEALPASLFPESVAYVALGHLHKPQQVAGQARIRYSGSPLPLSFAEVNYPHQVLLVELDGEQLAQVESLPVPRAVEMIRIGRAPLAEVIAALEALPPTGLFDEHLSWLEVRVLLDEPLPDLRQRIETAITGKACRLVRIASEYAGKRGETESDVLLGLDQITPQELFARSWEEQYGNPADEQALDDFATLLQRVEFAHEEDDR
- a CDS encoding copper-binding protein yields the protein MNHLVATLAALCLMQPALAEDLLKPETVPPPIDDRAASGSLEAEVTHHASGTLRAIYATQGSVTIALGPVVELKWPAMVMPFRIDARQLEGLAVGDAVEFEFTNGEMDPRIVTIRKQ
- a CDS encoding RluA family pseudouridine synthase, producing MPACHFRPSTLHLPQGDWRSVLDCLCAHFPAIDRDTWIDRINRQRVLDADMQPIALDQPYRVGMRIHYFREVPNETPVPFEERILHVDEHLVVADKPHFLSVMPAGEYVNETLLARLSKRLGNADLVPIHRIDRLTAGLVLFSANRDSRGAYQALFREREIAKRYEAICPALPHVEFPLRRRLRMVPGEPFFLMREGEGEPNSETLIEVLERRGDLWRYGLTPISGRKHQLRLHMATLGAGICNDPFYPELLERCAREADDYARPLKLLARGLRFRDPLSGEPREFESTLQLEW
- a CDS encoding PepSY domain-containing protein; the protein is MRAPLLMTLPLALLLAANPAASRDLDQDEALRLRRDGLIQPLENLLQQALQRHPGASLLEAELEEEEGRYVYEIELLTRDGVARELELDARDGTLLKDEVD
- a CDS encoding DUF3509 domain-containing protein, encoding MKTMSRHLAENFSAQYRTRVEPQSDGQLLVRVSYPINGVEAIRVIAGRQVQNTLLVETLLEDIRNELARSG
- a CDS encoding PepSY domain-containing protein codes for the protein MKTLTTLFTAATLVFGANLAMAKDLGPDEALKLRDAGTIQSFEKLNEAALAKHPGATIEDTELEEAYGRYVYQLELRDDKGVQWDVELDAKTGEVLQDQQDD
- a CDS encoding helix-turn-helix transcriptional regulator; translation: MKREQSLSHIRWDLALRYRLIETVAWWEGRLTTGHLMQSFGISRQQASKDINTYLNEHAPKNLTYDRHLKGYKPAKNFRPRFIDASASAYLHLLDQNRMRAPHIEGLALAYAHTEVLQVPDRSIRPEVLRPILQACREGLRLETEYVSLANPAVEIRVMAPHTLVYTGMRWHVRAYCEKNREYRDFVLSRFRGEPDLMDASEHTREQDEAWNTPVTVLIEPDARLSPAQKAIIEVDYGMADGQLPVETRGALVQYVLQRFGIDPNTVQANAAAQQLQVGNLQALKGWLYS
- a CDS encoding PepSY domain-containing protein, giving the protein MYNKKLTAALAIAVLGSGSAVAIAADKPGADWITLEQAVEKAKAAGYTELHGIEADDDGWEGEGMKQDGKKYEFSIDGKTGEVTRDKQE
- a CDS encoding response regulator transcription factor, producing MRLLLVEDSVPLADELTASLTRQGYAIDWLADGRDADYQGTSEPYDLIILDLGLPGKPGLEVLRDWRARGLATPVLILTARGSWAERIEGLKAGADDYLTKPFHPEELLLRIQALLRRAHGVANQPLLQAGGLALDEARQSCRKDGQEIELTAGEFRLLRYFMLHPGQLLSKTQLTEHLYDGETERDSNVIEVHINRLRGKLGRELIETRRGQGYRFGSAP